One window from the genome of Vicugna pacos chromosome 21, VicPac4, whole genome shotgun sequence encodes:
- the DUSP23 gene encoding dual specificity protein phosphatase 23 has product MGVQPPNFSWVLPGRLAGLALPRLPAHYQFLLDQGVRHLVSLTERGPPHSDSCPGLTLHRLRIPDFCPPAPDQIDRFVQIVDEANARGEAVGVHCFLGFGRTGTMLACYLLKERKLAAGDAIAEIRRLRPGSIETYEQEKAVFQFYQRTK; this is encoded by the exons ATGGGCGTGCAGCCCCCCAACTTCTCGTGGGTGCTCCCCGGCCGGCTCGCGGGGCTGGCGCTGCCCCGGCTCCCCGCCCACTACCAGTTCCTGCTGGACCAGGGTGTCCGGCACCTGGTGTCACTGACGGAGCGGGGGCCCCCGCATAGCGACAGCTGCCCCGGCCTCACCCTGCACCGACTGCGCATCCCAGACTTCTGCCCGCCGGCCCCCGACCAGATCGACCGCTTCGTGCAGATAGTGGACGAGGCCAACGCCCGGGGAGAG GCGGTGGGGGTGCACTGTTTCCTGGGCTTTGGCCGCACCGGCACCATGCTGGCTTGTTACCTGCTGAAGGAGCGGAAACTGGCTGCAGGAGACGCCATCGCTGAGATACGGCGCCTTCGACCTGGCTCCATCGAGACCTATGAGCAGGAGAAAGCAGTCTTCCAGTTCTACCAGCGAACTAAATAA